The following coding sequences are from one Phenylobacterium glaciei window:
- the mlaD gene encoding outer membrane lipid asymmetry maintenance protein MlaD produces MRGQWAETVVGVLVLGLAAAFLVYAMRVGGGGLSPRGYELTAKFGEVGSLAPGATVTVAGVKIGTVSKVSLEPDTYLAKVGLAIDPEVRLPADSTAKITSDSLLGGVHVAIGAGGAAEDLKPGGEIENTQGAVDLFGLIGQAVRPAAPAPESQ; encoded by the coding sequence GTGCGGGGACAATGGGCTGAGACCGTCGTGGGCGTCCTGGTGCTGGGCTTGGCCGCAGCGTTCCTGGTCTATGCGATGCGGGTCGGAGGAGGTGGGCTGAGCCCGCGCGGCTACGAGCTCACCGCCAAGTTTGGCGAGGTCGGGTCCCTGGCGCCGGGCGCCACCGTCACCGTGGCGGGGGTCAAGATCGGCACGGTCTCGAAGGTCTCCCTGGAGCCCGACACCTATCTGGCCAAGGTCGGCCTGGCCATCGATCCCGAGGTCCGGCTGCCCGCCGATTCTACCGCCAAGATCACCAGCGACAGCCTGCTCGGGGGCGTGCACGTCGCCATCGGGGCGGGCGGAGCGGCCGAGGACCTCAAGCCGGGCGGCGAGATCGAGAACACCCAGGGCGCCGTGGATCTGTTCGGCCTGATCGGCCAGGCGGTGCGGCCCGCCGCCCCCGCGCCGGAGAGCCAGTGA
- a CDS encoding MlaE family ABC transporter permease — MTAAVALTPVRAVGRLALLSLRTVGAVTLFALRSLQAVALGPWFPGQTLRQLAVIGFFSLPVIGLTAVFTGAALALNIYTGGGRFNAEQIMPQIVALGIARELGPVLAALMLAGRVSATIAAEIGAMRATEQIDAMRTLSTDPFGYLVAPRLMAAVIALPILTVVADIIGIAGGWAVAVGFLDFNPTVYIRSTVDFVQAGDVGTGLLKAMVFGFIVALMGCYHGYRATGGARGVGRATTDAVVSAAILIFASDYLLTTLFTQR, encoded by the coding sequence ATGACCGCCGCCGTGGCCTTGACCCCGGTCCGGGCGGTCGGCCGCCTGGCCCTGCTGTCACTGCGCACGGTGGGGGCCGTGACTCTGTTTGCCCTGCGCAGTCTCCAGGCCGTGGCGCTGGGGCCGTGGTTCCCGGGCCAGACCCTGCGCCAGCTCGCCGTGATCGGCTTCTTCTCGCTGCCGGTCATCGGCCTGACGGCGGTGTTCACCGGCGCGGCACTGGCGCTGAACATCTACACCGGCGGCGGACGGTTCAACGCCGAGCAGATCATGCCGCAGATCGTCGCCCTGGGGATCGCCCGCGAACTTGGCCCGGTGCTGGCCGCCCTGATGCTGGCCGGCCGCGTCTCGGCCACCATCGCCGCGGAGATCGGGGCCATGCGCGCCACCGAGCAGATCGATGCGATGAGGACCCTGTCCACCGACCCCTTCGGCTACCTGGTGGCGCCCCGGCTGATGGCCGCGGTCATCGCCCTGCCGATCCTCACCGTGGTGGCCGACATCATCGGGATCGCCGGCGGATGGGCGGTGGCGGTGGGGTTCCTGGACTTCAATCCCACCGTCTATATCCGCAGCACCGTCGACTTCGTGCAGGCCGGAGACGTGGGCACGGGCCTGCTGAAGGCCATGGTGTTCGGTTTCATCGTCGCCCTGATGGGCTGCTATCACGGCTACCGCGCCACCGGCGGCGCGCGCGGGGTCGGGCGGGCCACCACCGACGCGGTGGTCTCAGCCGCCATCCTGATCTTCGCCTCCGACTATCTGCTCACGACCCTGTTCACCCAGCGATGA
- a CDS encoding ABC transporter ATP-binding protein, whose translation MTRSSPKLEWRNVTKRFGDVTVLDRLSLSVEAGRSMVIIGGSGQGKSVMVKLALGLVAPDAGKVLLDGRGLPGFGGRLQRRLLSRSGVLFQSAALFDSLTVWENVAFRLINADGVSRKAARVRALDALARVRLDVVVADAFPSDLSGGMQKRVGLARAIAADPDVLFFDEPTTGLDPITATAINDLIVDQVKRLGCTAISITHDLASARRIGDQIAMLHEGAIVWQGAPGELDQTSNPHVRAFVDGG comes from the coding sequence ATGACCCGCTCCAGTCCCAAGCTGGAGTGGCGCAACGTCACCAAGCGGTTCGGGGACGTCACCGTCCTCGACCGGCTGAGCCTCAGCGTCGAGGCCGGGCGCTCCATGGTGATCATCGGCGGGTCGGGACAGGGCAAGTCGGTCATGGTCAAGCTTGCGCTCGGCCTGGTGGCGCCGGACGCTGGAAAGGTCCTCCTGGACGGCCGGGGGCTTCCGGGGTTCGGCGGCCGGCTGCAGCGCCGGCTGTTGTCCCGCTCAGGCGTGCTGTTCCAGAGCGCGGCGCTGTTCGACAGCCTGACGGTTTGGGAGAACGTCGCCTTCCGGCTGATCAACGCCGACGGCGTTTCGCGCAAGGCCGCCAGGGTCCGGGCGCTCGACGCCCTGGCGCGGGTGCGCCTGGACGTCGTCGTCGCCGATGCCTTCCCGTCGGACCTGTCGGGTGGGATGCAGAAGCGGGTCGGGCTGGCCCGCGCCATCGCCGCCGATCCGGACGTGCTGTTCTTCGATGAGCCGACCACCGGCCTGGACCCGATCACCGCAACGGCGATCAATGATCTGATCGTCGACCAGGTGAAGCGGTTGGGCTGCACGGCGATCTCGATCACCCACGACCTCGCCTCGGCCCGCAGGATCGGCGACCAGATCGCCATGCTGCACGAGGGGGCCATCGTCTGGCAGGGCGCGCCCGGAGAGCTCGACCAGACGAGCAATCCCCATGTCCGGGCCTTTGTCGACGGCGGCTAA
- a CDS encoding spinster family MFS transporter encodes MAAALEAGGKPVYSDSYKGVVLGLLVTAYTLNFIDRTIIATIGQAIKDDLKITDTQLGLLGGLYFALLYTLLGIPIARLAERFNRVSIISAAILIWSGFTALCGTATSFAQLAAYRFGVGFGEAGLSPPAHSLLSDYFEPKKRATALSVYSFGIPLGTMIGAVAGGWLAQNFSWRIAFMIVGAPGILIAIAMKLLIKEPPRGHSEPDQAPASPEDVAVVAPAAPPFSFFGELKELASVAGTLFGKWPVVNMVLGVTIASFGSYGAGQFVPPYFARAFGDPSGHASWTWLHFLADPNHPYLLDLAKIGMITGIVGGISSGIGTLLGGVITDRMSKRSPRWYSLTPAIGLAIATPIYIAAYLQPSWQTAALILLIPGIFHYTYLGPTFGVVQNMVPTRRRATATALLFFFLNLIALGGGPPFTGWVIDHFAQFNFNHPGGHGMLASISAMLGGDGGTISFATACPGGKAPVGAALEVVDHCKASLKAATQSGIIVSVCFYLWAAFHYLLGSFGLAKALSKARTDRGEAA; translated from the coding sequence ATGGCTGCGGCGCTCGAAGCCGGCGGTAAGCCGGTCTATTCAGATAGTTACAAGGGCGTGGTGCTGGGCCTGCTGGTCACCGCCTACACGCTCAACTTCATCGACCGGACGATCATCGCCACCATCGGCCAGGCCATCAAGGATGACCTGAAGATCACCGACACCCAGCTTGGCCTGCTGGGCGGGCTTTATTTCGCCCTGCTCTACACCCTGCTGGGCATTCCGATCGCCCGTCTGGCCGAGCGCTTCAACCGCGTCTCCATCATCTCCGCCGCCATCCTGATCTGGTCGGGCTTCACTGCCCTGTGCGGCACCGCCACCAGCTTTGCGCAGCTGGCCGCCTACCGCTTCGGCGTCGGGTTCGGCGAGGCCGGCCTCTCTCCGCCCGCCCATTCCCTGCTCAGCGACTATTTCGAACCCAAGAAGCGGGCCACAGCGCTGTCGGTCTATTCCTTCGGCATCCCGCTCGGCACCATGATCGGCGCGGTCGCCGGCGGCTGGCTGGCCCAGAACTTCTCCTGGCGCATCGCCTTCATGATCGTCGGCGCGCCGGGCATCCTCATCGCCATCGCCATGAAGCTGCTGATCAAGGAGCCGCCGCGGGGCCATTCAGAGCCCGACCAGGCTCCCGCCTCACCCGAGGACGTCGCCGTCGTGGCGCCCGCCGCCCCGCCGTTCTCCTTCTTCGGTGAGCTCAAGGAACTGGCCAGCGTCGCCGGCACACTGTTTGGCAAGTGGCCCGTGGTCAACATGGTGCTGGGCGTCACCATCGCCTCCTTTGGCTCCTATGGGGCGGGCCAGTTCGTACCGCCGTATTTCGCCCGCGCCTTCGGCGATCCGTCCGGCCACGCCAGCTGGACCTGGCTGCATTTCCTGGCCGACCCCAACCACCCCTACCTGCTGGATCTGGCCAAGATCGGCATGATCACCGGCATCGTCGGCGGCATCTCCTCGGGGATCGGCACCCTGCTGGGCGGGGTCATCACCGACCGCATGAGCAAGCGCTCGCCGCGCTGGTACTCGCTGACGCCGGCCATCGGCCTGGCCATCGCCACGCCCATCTATATCGCCGCCTACCTGCAGCCCTCGTGGCAGACCGCGGCCCTGATCCTGCTGATCCCGGGGATCTTCCACTACACCTATCTCGGCCCCACCTTCGGGGTGGTGCAGAACATGGTCCCGACGCGCAGGCGGGCCACGGCCACGGCCCTGCTGTTCTTCTTCCTGAACCTCATCGCGCTGGGCGGCGGCCCGCCCTTCACCGGCTGGGTCATCGACCACTTCGCCCAGTTCAACTTCAACCACCCAGGCGGCCACGGCATGCTGGCTTCCATCAGCGCCATGCTTGGCGGCGACGGCGGGACCATCAGCTTCGCCACCGCCTGCCCGGGCGGCAAGGCGCCGGTGGGCGCGGCGCTTGAGGTGGTGGACCACTGCAAGGCCAGTCTGAAGGCGGCGACCCAGTCGGGGATCATCGTCTCGGTCTGCTTCTACCTCTGGGCCGCCTTCCACTACCTGCTGGGCTCCTTCGGCCTGGCCAAGGCGCTCTCCAAGGCCCGCACCGACCGCGGCGAAGCGGCTTAA
- a CDS encoding Crp/Fnr family transcriptional regulator, producing the protein MLHQPEQPVEVIYFPSSAVASVVTPTRDGRSVESATIGFESVTGLPSALSGEPSSSRVFTQVAGSAIRLPADKLQEQAFRSAPLLHLLLRHIEANISQAQQSVACNALHEAGQRLARWLLMTQDRVSGPVVPLTQEYLAIMLGVQRTTVTLVASAFKRAGLINYRRGAITILDRAGLEREACECYALSKVRFDRLLKTPA; encoded by the coding sequence TTGCTCCATCAACCCGAACAGCCGGTGGAGGTGATCTATTTCCCCTCCAGCGCCGTGGCCTCGGTGGTCACCCCCACCCGCGACGGCCGCAGCGTGGAGAGCGCCACCATCGGGTTCGAGAGCGTCACCGGCCTGCCGTCGGCCCTCAGCGGCGAGCCCAGCTCCAGCCGCGTCTTCACCCAGGTCGCCGGCAGCGCCATCCGCCTGCCGGCCGACAAGCTGCAGGAACAGGCCTTCAGGAGCGCGCCGCTGTTGCACCTGCTGCTGCGCCACATCGAAGCCAATATCAGCCAGGCCCAGCAGTCGGTGGCCTGCAACGCCCTGCACGAGGCCGGACAGCGCCTGGCCCGCTGGCTGCTGATGACCCAGGATCGGGTGTCTGGCCCCGTCGTGCCGCTGACCCAGGAATACCTGGCCATCATGCTGGGGGTTCAGCGCACCACCGTCACCCTGGTGGCCAGCGCCTTCAAGCGCGCGGGGTTGATCAACTATCGGCGGGGCGCCATCACCATCCTCGACCGGGCCGGGCTCGAGCGGGAGGCCTGCGAGTGCTACGCGCTCAGCAAGGTGCGCTTCGACCGTCTTTTGAAAACTCCGGCCTGA
- a CDS encoding hemerythrin domain-containing protein translates to MATTAKADTAKKTTTKKTAAARRTRRTNRRDPLAISLLKKDHREVAAMFDEYEQLEKDAEKLALFNKIALALKVHTAIEEEIFYPEERGDVEDDLMDEAYAEHDGAKKLIAEIEAMKPSEQFYDAKVKVLGEYISHHVKEEEQPGGMFSQAKKGDEDLDAMGERMAARKEELMAQMAPAKAN, encoded by the coding sequence ATGGCGACCACCGCGAAGGCCGATACAGCGAAGAAAACCACCACCAAGAAGACCGCGGCCGCGCGCCGGACGCGCCGCACCAACCGCCGCGACCCGCTGGCCATCAGCCTGCTCAAGAAGGATCACCGCGAGGTGGCCGCCATGTTCGATGAGTACGAGCAGCTGGAGAAGGACGCCGAGAAGCTCGCCCTGTTCAACAAGATCGCCCTGGCCCTGAAGGTCCACACCGCGATCGAGGAAGAGATCTTCTACCCCGAGGAGCGGGGCGATGTTGAGGACGACCTCATGGACGAGGCCTATGCCGAACACGACGGGGCCAAGAAGCTGATCGCGGAGATCGAGGCCATGAAGCCCAGCGAGCAGTTCTATGACGCCAAGGTCAAGGTGCTGGGCGAGTACATCTCCCACCACGTCAAGGAAGAGGAACAGCCCGGCGGCATGTTCTCCCAGGCCAAGAAGGGTGACGAAGACCTCGACGCCATGGGCGAGCGCATGGCGGCCCGCAAGGAAGAACTGATGGCCCAGATGGCGCCCGCCAAGGCCAACTGA
- a CDS encoding SDR family NAD(P)-dependent oxidoreductase, which produces MSLSRSVQGSVVLVTGAGSGMGAATAAVFAAEGAHVAVTDRNAAAAQGVADAITAQGQSAQAWPLDVSDPGQIMDVVAQVAARFGGLDCVINNAGISGFSAIDDDGYEAVWDRSIAILLTSHHRVIRAALPHLRRSAAPRIVNIASTEALGATARDSAYAAAKAGVTGLTRALAVELGREGITVNCICPGPILTGMTDAIPDEARQTYARRRTALGRYGAPEEVAHITLSLCLPAASYLTGVTIPVDGGLMARNA; this is translated from the coding sequence ATGTCGCTCAGCCGCTCGGTCCAGGGTTCCGTGGTCCTCGTCACCGGGGCGGGCAGCGGCATGGGGGCGGCCACCGCCGCGGTGTTCGCCGCCGAGGGCGCCCATGTCGCCGTCACCGACCGCAACGCCGCGGCCGCGCAAGGCGTCGCCGACGCCATCACGGCGCAGGGCCAGTCGGCCCAGGCCTGGCCCCTGGACGTCTCCGATCCCGGCCAGATCATGGATGTCGTGGCGCAGGTCGCCGCCCGCTTCGGCGGCCTCGACTGCGTGATCAACAATGCCGGGATCTCCGGCTTCTCGGCCATCGACGACGACGGCTACGAGGCGGTCTGGGACCGTTCCATCGCCATCCTGTTGACCTCGCACCACCGGGTGATCCGCGCGGCCCTGCCCCATCTGCGCAGGTCCGCCGCCCCGCGGATCGTCAACATCGCGTCGACCGAGGCCCTGGGCGCCACCGCCCGCGACAGCGCCTATGCGGCGGCCAAGGCCGGCGTCACCGGTCTGACCCGGGCGCTCGCCGTTGAGCTCGGCCGCGAGGGGATCACCGTCAACTGCATCTGCCCGGGCCCCATCCTCACCGGCATGACCGACGCCATTCCCGACGAGGCCCGCCAGACCTATGCCAGACGCCGCACGGCGCTGGGCCGCTATGGCGCGCCCGAGGAGGTCGCCCACATCACGCTGAGCCTGTGCCTGCCGGCCGCCAGCTACCTCACCGGGGTCACCATCCCGGTGGACGGCGGCCTGATGGCGCGGAACGCCTAG
- a CDS encoding SDR family NAD(P)-dependent oxidoreductase, whose protein sequence is MSDLDFTGQTVLVVGGSSGIGNGIAHGFAKRGAAVQVWGTRATAADYDGVEGSDLSGLSYVSVDVSDRAAIAAEAPNLPHLDVLVLCQGTVIYKRGEFAPAGWDHVMAVNLDSLMDCSNAFYGRLAAAKGSIIIVSSVSGFQSNRGNPAYAASKAGAVSLTKTLGEAWARDGIRVNGLAPGLVATKLTAVTTDNPDRLAGALRAIPAGRMGTPDDMAGAALFLASPLASYVNGQTLIVDGGLSLS, encoded by the coding sequence ATGTCCGATCTCGACTTCACCGGCCAGACCGTCCTCGTGGTGGGCGGGTCCAGCGGGATCGGCAATGGGATCGCCCACGGCTTCGCAAAGCGCGGCGCGGCGGTCCAGGTCTGGGGCACCCGGGCGACGGCGGCTGACTATGACGGCGTCGAGGGCTCGGACCTTTCCGGCCTGAGCTATGTGTCGGTCGATGTTTCCGACCGCGCGGCCATCGCCGCCGAGGCCCCGAACCTGCCCCACCTCGACGTCCTGGTGCTGTGCCAGGGCACGGTGATCTACAAGCGCGGCGAGTTCGCGCCGGCCGGCTGGGACCACGTCATGGCGGTCAATCTCGACAGCCTGATGGACTGCTCCAACGCCTTCTACGGCCGGCTGGCGGCCGCCAAGGGGTCGATCATCATCGTCAGCTCGGTGTCGGGCTTCCAGTCCAACCGCGGCAATCCCGCCTATGCCGCCTCCAAGGCCGGCGCGGTCAGCCTGACCAAGACCCTGGGCGAGGCCTGGGCCCGGGACGGCATCCGGGTGAACGGCCTGGCGCCGGGGCTGGTGGCCACCAAGCTCACCGCCGTCACCACCGACAACCCCGACCGCCTGGCCGGCGCCCTGCGCGCCATCCCCGCCGGCCGCATGGGTACGCCCGACGACATGGCCGGCGCCGCCCTGTTCCTGGCCTCGCCGCTGGCGTCCTACGTCAACGGCCAGACCCTGATCGTCGACGGCGGCCTGTCGCTCTCGTGA
- a CDS encoding DsbA family protein encodes MTDRIEAIEYTDAVCSTAWGAEPLLRLLDWRHGHHLTWRKVMGGLVGDAATGKDDWDRVSAAGPMRAYWKRVWALTGMPYPNPMHLMLQSTDPMGAAVKAAELQGQDVAHAVLRRFREQIFIFGLGPQTPDEFEAATQGVPGLDQARWRADQASAATAAAYRADWEETRAPNAYVRNLKHDSPMNGELKHSEGHDRYALPTLIFRGPNGDQTVAGWVGYEEYVAALEAALPGATADPRPDPTPEEAFARWPVLTAKELAVLCGESAAPPAGVVTYDWGDGLVYFTAAEAKARGLAERVKA; translated from the coding sequence ATGACCGACCGCATCGAGGCGATCGAATATACCGACGCCGTCTGCTCCACCGCCTGGGGCGCCGAGCCGCTGCTGCGGCTGCTGGACTGGCGTCACGGCCACCACCTCACCTGGCGCAAGGTCATGGGCGGGCTGGTGGGCGACGCCGCCACCGGCAAGGACGACTGGGACAGGGTCAGCGCGGCAGGCCCCATGCGCGCCTACTGGAAGCGGGTCTGGGCGCTGACCGGCATGCCCTATCCCAACCCCATGCACCTGATGCTGCAGTCCACCGACCCGATGGGCGCAGCGGTGAAGGCGGCCGAGCTGCAGGGCCAGGACGTGGCCCACGCCGTCCTGCGCCGCTTCCGCGAGCAGATCTTCATCTTCGGCCTGGGCCCGCAGACCCCCGACGAGTTCGAGGCGGCGACGCAAGGCGTGCCCGGCCTGGACCAGGCCCGCTGGCGCGCCGACCAGGCCAGCGCCGCGACGGCGGCCGCCTACCGCGCCGATTGGGAGGAAACCCGCGCGCCGAACGCCTATGTGCGCAACCTCAAGCACGACAGCCCGATGAACGGCGAGCTCAAGCACTCCGAGGGCCACGACCGCTACGCCCTGCCGACCCTCATCTTCCGGGGTCCGAACGGCGACCAGACCGTCGCCGGCTGGGTCGGCTACGAAGAGTACGTCGCCGCCCTGGAGGCCGCCCTGCCGGGCGCCACCGCCGATCCGCGCCCCGACCCGACGCCGGAGGAGGCCTTCGCCCGCTGGCCGGTGCTGACCGCCAAGGAACTGGCCGTGCTCTGCGGCGAGAGCGCAGCGCCGCCGGCTGGCGTGGTCACCTACGACTGGGGCGACGGCCTGGTCTATTTCACCGCCGCCGAGGCCAAGGCGCGGGGGCTGGCGGAACGCGTCAAGGCCTAG
- the fabA gene encoding bifunctional 3-hydroxydecanoyl-ACP dehydratase/trans-2-decenoyl-ACP isomerase, whose translation MASPHEFHQPKSSYSRDDLIASSRGGYFGPGNAQLPAPPMLMMDRITQLSLDGGAFGKGHAIAELDITPDLWFFACHFPGDPVMPGCLGLDAMWQLVGYWLGWSGSPGKGRAIGGEVRFRSDITPATKLVRYEVSLRQVRRGALALGVAEGKLFADDMLAYVATDLRVGMIGSTN comes from the coding sequence GTGGCCAGTCCGCATGAATTCCATCAGCCGAAGTCCAGCTACAGCCGCGACGACCTGATCGCCTCCAGCCGAGGCGGCTATTTCGGCCCCGGCAATGCGCAGCTCCCCGCGCCGCCGATGCTGATGATGGACCGGATCACGCAGCTGAGCCTGGACGGCGGCGCGTTCGGCAAGGGCCACGCCATCGCCGAACTGGATATCACCCCGGACCTCTGGTTCTTCGCCTGCCACTTCCCTGGCGACCCGGTCATGCCCGGCTGCCTGGGGCTGGACGCCATGTGGCAGTTGGTCGGCTACTGGCTGGGCTGGTCAGGATCGCCCGGCAAGGGCCGGGCCATCGGCGGGGAGGTCCGTTTCCGGAGCGACATCACGCCGGCGACGAAGCTGGTGCGCTACGAAGTGAGCCTGCGGCAGGTCCGGCGCGGCGCACTGGCGCTGGGGGTGGCGGAGGGCAAGCTGTTCGCCGACGACATGCTGGCCTATGTCGCCACCGACCTGAGGGTGGGGATGATCGGTTCCACGAACTGA
- a CDS encoding TetR/AcrR family transcriptional regulator produces MSIPKIGASERLIRAAQEELIASHGLLEMQAVAKRAKVSVGLAYHHFGSKAGLIAAVVEGFYNRLEDAAFSPSKLVSPDWAGREKERIAAYIAFHYDHPFAPLVVGPLSRAPEVLDVEQAFTRRQLTAGAYNLRAGQRDGVIPSDLDPRLTIALLIGGIRQALIATLTTDNRRDRGELTEKIWVFVCGGLRLPVPEALPERNRRRGQSA; encoded by the coding sequence ATGAGCATCCCCAAGATCGGCGCCTCGGAACGGCTGATCCGTGCGGCCCAGGAGGAGCTGATCGCCAGCCACGGCCTGCTGGAGATGCAGGCGGTGGCCAAGCGGGCCAAGGTCTCGGTGGGGCTGGCCTATCACCACTTCGGTTCCAAGGCCGGGCTGATCGCCGCCGTGGTGGAGGGGTTCTACAACCGGCTTGAAGACGCCGCCTTCAGCCCCTCCAAGCTGGTGTCGCCCGACTGGGCGGGCCGCGAGAAGGAGCGGATCGCAGCCTATATCGCCTTCCACTACGACCATCCCTTCGCCCCCCTGGTCGTGGGGCCGTTGAGCCGCGCGCCCGAGGTGCTGGATGTCGAGCAGGCCTTCACCCGCCGGCAGTTGACGGCCGGGGCCTACAACCTGCGGGCCGGTCAGCGGGACGGGGTGATCCCCTCCGACCTCGACCCGCGGCTGACCATCGCCCTGCTGATCGGCGGTATCCGCCAGGCGCTCATCGCGACGCTGACCACCGACAATCGGCGCGACCGCGGCGAGCTGACCGAGAAGATCTGGGTCTTCGTCTGCGGCGGCCTGCGCCTGCCCGTCCCCGAGGCGCTTCCAGAAAGGAACCGACGCCGTGGCCAGTCCGCATGA